In a genomic window of Trichoderma atroviride chromosome 4, complete sequence:
- a CDS encoding uncharacterized protein (TransMembrane:8 (i117-138o144-162i383-405o425-446i1219-1241o1253-1270i1282-1308o1328-1348i)) — protein MVLSVRGADGLIRSKSEAEASTLPEYPQKGCAETVAPVSKVSVAKRIHDAANSVYQKTIVEHILQRGQLAASKDGRKIPLRLDNDEPLTDVRRGQAYISNSIRTSRYTVWDFLPKQLFFQFSRVGNFYFLCVGIPQMIPGLSTTGSYTTLLPLLFFVCITMFKEGYDDYRRHRLDKVENAYFATILGKEDKYTGETRRTHFLDRFNPFHTKTTTEPRSVPAEEYQGVRWVPTRWSDIKVGDVIRLARDEPVPADIALVYSDGENNLAYVDTMALDGETNLKSKQVCNAIEGCDTIEGIAKCAAEFVAEDPNPDLFSFNGKVTVNGKAVPLTLNEIVYRGSVLRNTTCAIGIVLNTGEECKLRMNSNRHPKAKKPALERVVNKIVITLAFYVVILSVGVSMGYLIWKKSTERHSWYLQNASVPFHDIIIAFIIMFNNVIPLSLYVSLEIVKVGQLLLLNSDLGMYDEESDTPARCNTNTILENLGQVEYIFSDKTGTLTDNVMKFRKLSVAGTVWLHEKDLEPQPLSDTSDSTSSIVKNFDFPSRSPSVYRRDRMSVVIHEDQVEMTDSPIHSPRQSMAGRRSSSVWRSTGRPDHVQPDVNTSDLLEYMKLRPHSAFTRKTKEYLLAMALCHSCLPENKDGKMDFQASSPDELALVRAAQEMGYSVVQRNSKQITVEVTHGDGSTERLKYDILDVIEFSSARKRMSIVVRYPDGRISVICKGADSAILPRLRLSSLAMQKATEVRQSADLEHEMFRRSEQLEPRNSFGGRPSFNVRRPTITRERSVHRQSMGNRSKSFEINKLTRRSEDRPERPRLTINARGASFDVSNRQFLSPMTPHVPQPLDPRLAFLEDSGIFDESEVFTKCFKHLDDFASEGLRTLLFAQKFVSEQEYRSWKKLYDDATTSLTDRQEKIEDAAEKIEEAFELVGGTAIEDKLQKGVPETIERLRRANIKIWMLTGDKRETAINIAHSARICRPGSDLYILDVAKGSLETQLSAMAEDLNAGSIHSVVVIDGQTLAAVEKSEALSTQFFAIMLLVDSVICCRASPAQKALLVKTVRGKLKGFRGKERRGLTLAIGDGANDLAMIQASHVGIGISGKEGLQAARVADYAIAQFRFLQRLLLVHGRWNYVRTAKFIVCTFWKEMFFYLPAAQYQRFNGYTGTSLYQSASLTVFNTLFTSLCTICMGIWEQDLCAETLLAIPELYIFGQRNKGLNFWKYMRWMLLAAIEGVITWSGIWAGYGWVSPAAKDENLYAIGSLVFTVGVLWINWKLFIFETHYKSALVMGCFFVTTAGWFAWLAFLDGVYAGTPSGDYDIRHTFTKLWGADVVWWSTVFIVLAFMGMIELLFKAAKRGMLVAGLWHWPPWQRKKLGDNVEEWDLELWQEMEQDPAVRRKLAKMARDNDEELDLDEDEEEEDIMEQIEIDISAGRR, from the exons ATGGTGCTCAGCGTGCGCGGCGCCGATGGTCTGATACGCTCCAAGTCCGAGGCGGAGGCCAGCACGCTTCCCGAATACCCTCAGAAGGGCTGCGCCGAAACTGTGGCCCCCGTGTCCAAAGTCTCGGTCGCCAAGCGCATTCACGATGCCGCCAATTCGGTGTACCAGAAGACCATTGTCGAGCATATCCTGCAGCGGGGCCAGCTCGCCGCCTCCAAGGATGGCAGGAAGATACCGCTGCGACTCGACAACGACGAGCCCTTGACTGATGTTCGGCGCGGGCAAGCGTACATCTCCAACAGCATTCGCACTTCTCGCTACACGGTGTGGGATTTCCTGCCcaagcagctcttcttccagttcTCTCGAGTCGGCAACTTTTACTTTCTCTGTGTTGGAATTCCTCAGATG ATTCCCGGCCTCTCGACTACCGGCTCTTATACAACGCTTCTGCCCCTCCTGTTCTTCGTTTGCATAACAATGTTCAAAGAAGGCTACGACGACTATCGACGACACCGACTTGACAAGGTTGAGAATGCCTATTTCGCGACGATCCTTGGCAAGGAGGACAAGTATACTGGCGAAACTAGGCGGACACACTTTCTGGATCGGTTTAATCCTTTTCACACAAAGACAACTACCGAACCTCGATCTGTCCCCGCCGAAGAATATCAGGGTGTGCGATGGGTGCCGACGAGATGGTCTGATATAAAAGTTGGAGACGTCATACGACTTGCGCGTGACGAACCTGTGCCTGCGGATATTGCCCTTGTTTACAGTGACGGCGAGAATAACCTGGCATATGTCGATACCATGGCGCTCGATGGCGAGACGAATCTCAAGAGCAAGCAGGTGTGCAATGCGATTGAAGGATGCGACACGATTGAGGGTATTGCGAAATGCGCAGCAGAATTCGTTGCCGAAGACCCCAATCCTGATCTGTTCAGCTTTAACGGAAAAGTCACTGTCAATGGAAAGGCAGTGCCTTTGACGCTCAACGAAATCGTGTATCGTGGAAGTGTGCTTCGAAACACCACCTGCGCTATTGGAATTGTGCTCAACACTGGAGAAGAGTGTAAGCTGCGTATGAACTCAAACAGGCatccaaaggcaaagaagcccGCTTTGGAGAGAGTGGTGAATAAGATTGTCATTACTCTGGCTTTTTACGTCGTTATTCTGTCCGTGGGCGTTTCCATGGGCTACTTGATCTGGAAAAAGAGCACCGAAAGACATTCTTGGTACTTGCAGAATGCTAGTGTCCCGTTCCACGACATCATCATtgccttcatcatcatgttCAACAATGTCATTCCCCTGTCACTCTATGTGAGCTTGGAAATTGTAAAGGTTggacagctgcttcttctcaattCGGATCTCGGCATGTACGACGAAGAATCGGATACGCCAGCGCGGTGCAACACAAACACCATTCTCGAGAACCTTGGCCAGGTTGAATACATCTTCTCAGACAAGACGGGTACTCTCACAGACAATGTCATGAAGTTTCGCAAACTTAGCGTGGCTGGTACTGTCTGGCTTCACGAAAAGGATTTAGAGCCCCAGCCGCTGTCGGATACATCTGATAGCACTTCATCGATTGTGAAAAACTTTGACTTTCCCAGTCGATCCCCATCGGTATATAGGAGAGACCGCATGTCGGTTGTCATTCACGAGGATCAAGTTGAGATGACAGATTCGCCGATACATTCCCCAAGACAATCAATGGCAGGACGGCGATCTTCCTCCGTGTGGCGATCGACGGGACGGCCAGACCATGTTCAACCCGATGTCAACACCTCAGACTTGCTCGAGTATATGAAGCTGCGGCCACATTCAGCCTTTACCAGGAAAACGAAGGAGTATCTACTTGCCATGGCGCTGTGTCACTCTTGTTTGCCAGAGAATAAGGATGGGAAAATGGACTTTCAAGCTTCGTCCCCGGATGAGCTTGCCTTGGTCAGAGCTGCCCAAGAGATGGGATATTCGGTTGTCCAACGAAACTCGAAGCAGATAACTGTTGAGGTGACTCACGGCGATGGTTCGACGGAACGCTTGAAATATGATATCCTGGACGTTATTGAATTCAGCAGCGCCCGAAAGAGAATGTCTATTGTTGTTCGCTATCCTGATGGCCGCATCTCGGTTATTTGCAAAGGCGCTGATTCCGCCATCTTGCCTCGACTGCGACTATCTTCATTGGCTATGCAAAAGGCAACCGAAGTTCGACAGAGTGCCGACCTTGAGCACGAAATGTTCCGCCGCAGCGAGCAGCTCGAGCCTCGCAACAGTTTCGGTGGAAGGCCTAGCTTCAATGTTCGCCGTCCTACCATTACGAGAGAACGAAGCGTGCACCGGCAATCAATGGGAAATCGAAGCAAGTCTTTTGAGATCAACAAGCTGACTCGTCGGTCTGAGGATCGGCCAGAACGGCCGCGCTTGACCATCAACGCACGCGGTGCATCGTTTGACGTCTCCAATCGCCAGTTCCTTAGCCCCATGACACCTCACGTACCGCAACCGCTGGATCCCCGTCTGGCATTTTTGGAAGATTCCGGGATTTTCGACGAATCTGAAGTCTTTACGAAATGCTTCAAGCACCTTGATGATTTTGCATCTGAAGGTCTTCGGACCCTCCTCTTTGCGCAAAAGTTTGTCTCGGAGCAAGAGTATAGGTCGTGGAAGAAGCTTTATGACGATGCCACGACCAGTCTGACCGATCGGCAAGAAAAGATTGAGGATGCGGCTGAGAAGATTGAGGAAGCATTCGAGCTGGTTGGTGGCACTGCCATTGAGGATAAACTCCAAAAGGGCGTGCCAGAGACCATTGAGAGGCTTCGACGGGCCAACATCAAGATTTGGATGCTGACGGGAGACAAGCGGGAGACGGCAATCAACATTGCTCACTCTGCGCGAATTTGCCGCCCTGGTTCCGACTTGTATATCCTGGACGTGGCAAAGGGGTCTCTTGAGACGCAGCTCTCGGCCATGGCCGAAGATTTGAATGCCGGCTCGATCCACAGCGTAGTTGTCATTGATGGACAAACATTGGCGGCTGTCGAAAAATCAGAGGCCCTGTCAACCCAATTCTTTGCCATTATGCTTCTTGTCGACTCTGTTATTTGCTGTCGTGCATCGCCAGCCCAGAAGGCTCTCCTAGTTAAGACCGTCCGCGGTAAGTTAAAGGGCTTCCGAGGCAAGGAACGCCGGGGCTTGACATTGGCCATTGGAGATGGTGCGAATGACCTTGCCATGATCCAGGCCAGTCACGTTGGAATTGGAATCTCAGGAAAGGAAGGACTTCAGGCCGCTCGAGTGGCAGACTATGCCATTGCGCAGTTCCGCTTCCTACAGAGGCTACTGCTCGTCCACGGAAGATGGAACTACGTCCGCACTGCCAAGTTTATCGTCTGCACGTTCTGGAAGGAAATGTTCTTCTACCTGCCCGCGGCGCAGTACCAGCGATTCAACGGCTATACTGGCACTTCTCTCTACCAATCGGCGAGTTTGACAGTCTTCAACACGCTGTTTACAAGTTTGTGCACGATCTGCATGGGCATCTGGGAGCAGGACCTCTGCGCAGAGACTCTGCTGGCCATTCCCGAGCTCTACATCTTTGGCCAGCGCAACAAGGGTCTCAACTTTTGGAAGTACATGCGATGGATGCTCCTTGCTGCCATTGAAGGTGTGATTACTTGGAGCGGCATCTGGGCTGGCTACGGGTGGGTGTCTCCGGCAGCGAAAGATGAAAACTTGTATGCCATTGGATCCTTGGTGTTTACGGTTGGTGTCCTGTGGATCAACTGGAAACTATT CATCTTTGAAACCCACTACAAGTCGGCTTTAGTCATGGGCTGTTTCTTTGTCACCACAGCTGGTTGGTTTGCATGGTTGGCCTTTTTAGACGGTGTCTATGCCGGCACGCCATCCGGTGACTACGACATCCGCCATACCTTTACCAAACTTTGGGGCGCTGATGTTGTGTGGTGGTCCACTGTCTTTATTGTGCTCGCCTTTATGGGGATGATTGAACTTCTTTTCAAGGCGGCCAAACGAGGCATGCTTGTTGCCGGCCTATGGCACTGGCCACCGTGGCAGAGGAAGAAACTCGGCGACAATGTCGAGGAGTGGGATTTGGAGCTCTGGCAAGAGATGGAGCAGGATCCCGCAGTGAGGCGGAAactggcaaagatggcgagaGACAATGACGAGGAGCTTGATctggatgaggatgaagaggaagaagacattATGGAGCAAATTGAGATTGATATCTCTGCGGGGAGAAGATAG
- a CDS encoding uncharacterized protein (BUSCO:EOG092D2LO5), with product MLPPMGGDANGGSFHEDLNNVLACPDCKEYPPNLIEEFSSGDMVCQSCGVVVGTRIIDTRSEWRTFANDDQGGDDPSRVGGPQDEFVEGQHLATTVAFSESKAHKALSRTQNNANQDKAQKGLMQAYKEIVALCETIHMGANVSNAAKHIFKLVDKHKFMKGKPQEAVIAGCIFIACRQNNVPRTFREIFNLTSVSKKEVGRVFKQLQNFLQKIQDNEGESGSGLNTVTNYENTSVGAEDLCGRYVSQLGFKNQQKISKISRDLAEQATDISALAGRSPLSVAAACIYMACHLMGEPRSSAPIAKQTGVSDGTVKTAYKFLFAARDQLIKKEWLQEGGKMENIPQVQV from the coding sequence ATGCTTCCGCCGATGGGCGGAGATGCAAATGGAGGGTCATTCCATGAAGACCTGAACAATGTCCTTGCCTGCCCCGACTGCAAGGAGTACCCTCCGAACTTGATTGAAGAGTTCTCGAGCGGAGACATGGTCTGCCAGAGCTGCggtgtcgtcgtcggaaCACGCATCATTGATACGAGGTCTGAATGGCGTACGTTTGCCAATGACGACCAAGGTGGCGATGATCCGAGTCGTGTCGGCGGACCGCAGGATGAGTTCGTCGAAGGCCAGCATCTAGCCACGACTGTTGCCTTTTCAGAGTCCAAGGCTCACAAGGCCTTATCCCGCACCCAAAACAATGCCAATCAGGACAAGGCTCAAAAGGGCTTAATGCAGGCATACAAGGAGATTGTTGCACTCTGCGAGACGATTCATATGGGAGCCAACGTCTCCAACGCTGCCAAacacatcttcaagctcgTTGACAAGCACAAGTTTATGAAGGGCAAGCCTCAGGAGGCCGTCATTGCTGGGTGCATCTTTATTGCATGCCGACAAAACAACGTGCCTCGAACATTCCGGGAAATCTTCAACCTCACTAGTGTCAGCAAGAAGGAAGTCGGCAGGGTCTTTAAGCAGCTACAGAATTTCCTGCAAAAGATTCAGGACAACGAGGGCGAGAGCGGTTCCGGATTGAATACCGTCACCAACTACGAAAACACCTCTGTTGGTGCCGAAGATCTCTGTGGTCGTTACGTGTCTCAGCTGGGCTTTAAGAACCAGCAAAAGATATCCAAAATCTCCCGAGATCTCGCAGAGCAGGCCACCGACATCTCCGCTCTGGCAGGCCGATCGCCCCTGTCTGTTGCGGCCGCTTGCATCTACATGGCGTGCCATCTTATGGGGGAGCCGCGGTCATCGGCTCCTATTGCCAAGCAGACCGGTGTTAGTGATGGAACTGTCAAAACCGCTTACAAGTTCCTCTTTGCTGCCCGTGATCAGCTGATCAAGAAAGAATGGCTCCAAGAGGGTGGCAAGATGGAGAACATTCCGCAAGTCCAAGTCTAG
- a CDS encoding uncharacterized protein (EggNog:ENOG41~TransMembrane:1 (o20-40i)), protein MERIAMLSRRELSQTTTTYIVIGVVVGVTCTVAVIAILVFTRRRGQKYSALRKNSQLRKRRSSALDRESYRKSMMSTFSEVDDAQRQAMIRKSLATRSSTMDLNVDAASIRTTTTHPLEAHAEEINIQSPQPQQPLPPPSRDEEELMGLRDDWKEWEARLNANYSPSLGLHPALSPRPALDSHPAPGPHPALGPHPAFSHSRNSSNSSNSSTRSAGAYLLAASPPSRCHLGLSTNELDRRSLPPMTRPHSNSSVRSNRSLPANYEVERDPRTLLPSQASQTRS, encoded by the coding sequence ATGGAAAGGATTGCGATGCTCTCACGCCGCGAGTTGTCGCAAACAACCACGACGTACATCGTCATTGGCGTCGTGGTTGGTGTGACATGCACCGTCGCAGTCATCGCCATTCTCGTATTCACGCGTCGGAGGGGACAAAAGTATAGCGCTTTGAGGAAGAACAGCCAGCTACGGAAGAGACGCTCCAGCGCCCTTGATCGGGAGTCTTATAGGAAAAGCATGATGTCGACGTTTTCAGAGGTGGACGACGCTCAGAGGCAGGCCATGATTAGGAAATCGCTTGCGACTCGAAGCTCCACCATGGATTTGAACGTCGACGCCGCGTCAATACGCACTACTACGACGCATCCCCTGGAAGCACATGCCGAAGAAATCAATATCCAGTCCCCGCAACCTCAGCAACCACTGCCTCCTCCATCgcgagacgaagaggagTTGATGGGCCTCAGGGATGACTGGAAAGAATGGGAAGCGAGGCTCAACGCCAACTATTCCCCTTCGCTCGGCCTTCATCCAGCGCTTAGTCCTCGCCCAGCACTTGACTCTCATCCAGCTCCTGGTCCTCATCCAGCACTCGGTCCTCACCCAGCTTTCTCTCATTCGCGCAACAGCTCCAATAGCTCCAATAGCTCGACCAGATCTGCTGGCGCCTATCTATTAGCCGCAAGCCCGCCATCTcgatgccatcttggcctttcCACAAATGAGCTCGACCGACGCTCATTACCTCCGATGACTAGGCCGCACTCCAACTCTTCCGTTAGATCCAACCGATCACTGCCGGCAAACTACGAGGTTGAACGTGATCCGCGCACTCTCCTTCCATCGCAGGCATCGCAAACTCGTTCATAA
- a CDS encoding uncharacterized protein (EggNog:ENOG41) produces the protein MEATFSAITPTESNDGDTIMRYSPVPTIIQPYPNNSSRMEEPSSPASISRPSYTPQFSSALWILDRLKNTQGPTSSNFPILVKDAPQTSSGEKSETGEKRDSSMSDTLPMPLSPTHPSFGSVENIMAANSRLVGLKRKREQQVEGDDFTQNTMSLPIPAPQPAAVLATTATLSITPQSSYMMCSKCHQGSSTSLSPLLSCGNCSQLWHQGCVSPSIIKEEESQQSLKFTCPSCLSATEIEAMDHSKQESQHQNELERRRARNLATLNGDAVPAKAEHVGFWAGQASDAALTEYFYGKKKTDLLNILSFCDQLRPQLLVDIMVSVAKKHSDLPIFDSPNWNADTLSSVRINRIKHSHQTVRSVTRPRHGHTILESRTKNKHKISKKTVKIAPVIQVEESPLMDDGDALPPMWPKAGEGLYAKLSPEDEDRAFLLDDNDEEAFSHFGVDKFGKQIAIPVSA, from the exons ATGGAGGCGACATTCTCGGCCATTACTCCAACCGAGTCGAATGATGGAGATACAATTATGAGATACTCACCAGTGCCAACAATTATACAACCATACCCTAATAACAGCTCCAGAATGGAGGAGCCGAGTTCACCGGCGTCGATATCTCGACCTTCATACACACCGCAGTTCTCATCAGCTTTGTGGATCTTGGATCGTTTGAAGAATACACAGGGACCTACAAGCTCAAATTTTCCAATTCTTGTAAAGGATGCACCACAGACTTCAAGTGGGGAGAAGAGTGAGACGGGTGAGAAGCGGGATTCGAGCATGAGTGACACGCTACCAATGCCCCTATCACCAACCCACCCCTCATTTGGCAGCGTTGAGAATATCATGGCGGCAAACTCTCGTCTGGTGGGATTAAAGAGAAAGCGAGAGCAACAAGTTGAGGGGGATGATTTCACTCAGAATACAATGTCACTTCCTATACCTGCTCCACAACCCGCGGCAGTACtagcaacaacagcaacgcTGAGTATCACGCCGCAAAGCAGCTACATGATGTGCTCCAAGTGTCATCAAGGCTCATCCACATCACTCAGTCCACTCCTTTCTTGCGGCAACTGCTCTCAGTTATGGCACCAAGGCTGTGTATCACCGTCAATAATAAAAGAGGAAGAGTCACAACAATCCTTGAAGTTTACGTGTCCATCATGTTTGAGTGCGACTGAAATTGAGGCAATGGATCACAGCAAACAAGAATCTCAGCACCAAAATGAATTAGAAAGGCGGCGCGCTAGGAATTTGGCAACTCTCAATGGAGATGCCGTTCCGGCCAAAGCAGAGCACGTTGGTTTCTGGGCAGGACAGGCATCGGATGCGGCG TTGACGGAGTACTTTTacgggaaaaagaagacagaCTTGTTGAACATTTTATCATTTTGCGATCAGCTCAGGCCGCAGTTGCTGGTCGACATCATGGTCTCTGTTGCCAAGAAGCATTCGGACCTACCAATTTTCGACTCTCCAAACTGGAACGCGGATACACTCAGCAGTGTTAGAATTAACAGGATAAAACACTCGCATCAGACTGTCCGGTCTGTTACGCGGCCGCGCCACGGACACACCATACTAGAATCAAGAACGAAGAACAAGCACAAGATTTCTAAAAAGACGGTCAAGATAGCGCCGGTCATCCAAGTCGAAGAATCGCCATTGATGGACGATGGGGATGCCCTCCCGCCAATGTGGCCAAAAGCCGGCGAAGGCCTGTATGCAAAACTTTCtccagaagatgaagatcgAGCATTTCTGCTGGACGATAATGACGAGGAGGCATTTAGCCATTTCGGCGTGGACAAGTTTGGCAAGCAAATAGCGATTCCTGTAAGTGCCTGA
- a CDS encoding uncharacterized protein (EggNog:ENOG41) encodes MEATFSAITPTESNDGDTIMRYSPVPTIIQPYPNNSSRMEEPSSPASISRPSYTPQFSSALWILDRLKNTQGPTSSNFPILVKDAPQTSSGEKSETGEKRDSSMSDTLPMPLSPTHPSFGSVENIMAANSRLVGLKRKREQQVEGDDFTQNTMSLPIPAPQPAAVLATTATLSITPQSSYMMCSKCHQGSSTSLSPLLSCGNCSQLWHQGCVSPSIIKEEESQQSLKFTCPSCLSATEIEAMDHSKQESQHQNELERRRARNLATLNGDAVPAKAEHVGFWAGQASDAALTEYFYGKKKTDLLNILSFCDQLRPQLLVDIMVSVAKKHSDLPIFDSPNWNADTLSSVRINRIKHSHQTVRSVTRPRHGHTILESRTKNKHKISKKTVKIAPVIQVEESPLMDDGDALPPMWPKAGEGLYAKLSPEDEDRAFLLDDNDEEAFSHFGVDKFGKQIAIPSVPSQL; translated from the exons ATGGAGGCGACATTCTCGGCCATTACTCCAACCGAGTCGAATGATGGAGATACAATTATGAGATACTCACCAGTGCCAACAATTATACAACCATACCCTAATAACAGCTCCAGAATGGAGGAGCCGAGTTCACCGGCGTCGATATCTCGACCTTCATACACACCGCAGTTCTCATCAGCTTTGTGGATCTTGGATCGTTTGAAGAATACACAGGGACCTACAAGCTCAAATTTTCCAATTCTTGTAAAGGATGCACCACAGACTTCAAGTGGGGAGAAGAGTGAGACGGGTGAGAAGCGGGATTCGAGCATGAGTGACACGCTACCAATGCCCCTATCACCAACCCACCCCTCATTTGGCAGCGTTGAGAATATCATGGCGGCAAACTCTCGTCTGGTGGGATTAAAGAGAAAGCGAGAGCAACAAGTTGAGGGGGATGATTTCACTCAGAATACAATGTCACTTCCTATACCTGCTCCACAACCCGCGGCAGTACtagcaacaacagcaacgcTGAGTATCACGCCGCAAAGCAGCTACATGATGTGCTCCAAGTGTCATCAAGGCTCATCCACATCACTCAGTCCACTCCTTTCTTGCGGCAACTGCTCTCAGTTATGGCACCAAGGCTGTGTATCACCGTCAATAATAAAAGAGGAAGAGTCACAACAATCCTTGAAGTTTACGTGTCCATCATGTTTGAGTGCGACTGAAATTGAGGCAATGGATCACAGCAAACAAGAATCTCAGCACCAAAATGAATTAGAAAGGCGGCGCGCTAGGAATTTGGCAACTCTCAATGGAGATGCCGTTCCGGCCAAAGCAGAGCACGTTGGTTTCTGGGCAGGACAGGCATCGGATGCGGCG TTGACGGAGTACTTTTacgggaaaaagaagacagaCTTGTTGAACATTTTATCATTTTGCGATCAGCTCAGGCCGCAGTTGCTGGTCGACATCATGGTCTCTGTTGCCAAGAAGCATTCGGACCTACCAATTTTCGACTCTCCAAACTGGAACGCGGATACACTCAGCAGTGTTAGAATTAACAGGATAAAACACTCGCATCAGACTGTCCGGTCTGTTACGCGGCCGCGCCACGGACACACCATACTAGAATCAAGAACGAAGAACAAGCACAAGATTTCTAAAAAGACGGTCAAGATAGCGCCGGTCATCCAAGTCGAAGAATCGCCATTGATGGACGATGGGGATGCCCTCCCGCCAATGTGGCCAAAAGCCGGCGAAGGCCTGTATGCAAAACTTTCtccagaagatgaagatcgAGCATTTCTGCTGGACGATAATGACGAGGAGGCATTTAGCCATTTCGGCGTGGACAAGTTTGGCAAGCAAATAGCGATTCCT TCTGTACCATCACAGCTATGA
- a CDS encoding uncharacterized protein (EggNog:ENOG41~SECRETED:SignalP(1-16)) has protein sequence MRFIATVASLASVASAASVAVGACASATANLQLGNQIIAEVSTDVSAAVNLAGGFKCPKGMAYSPWVKACECLPGQSFDTTSKTCGGSALTGAWPAPKCDSSGAKVALSAFCAISPTKFTKYDATHAWCQVALDTFTFCAEADIEAEITALGLGINLDVELDISLTATISAALRSTSAGLAALYIEELAQAVVIFNTNAFGFAVVAADVEASLTTSIFAQLSATACLLGLGKCQFDCVSYNTMGCHNYIDVVGALGGRLAGFVGVTILPDVILSLSSTKVYTNLVVKDLLCASLKLDTPLISQYKYTC, from the coding sequence ATGCGTTTCATCGCTACCGTCGCCTCTCTGGCCTCCGTGgcctccgccgccagcgTCGCCGTCGGCGCCTGCGCTTCCGCCACGGCCAAcctccagctcggcaacCAAATCATCGCCGAGGTGTCGACCGACGTcagcgccgccgtcaacCTCGCCGGCGGCTTCAAGTGCCCCAAGGGCATGGCCTACAGCCCCTGGGTCAAGGCCTGCGAGTGTCTCCCCGGCCAGAGCTTCGATACCACCAGCAAGAcctgcggcggcagcgcccTGACCGGCGCCTGGCCGGCCCCCAAGTGCGACAGCTCCGGTGCCAAGGTCGCCCTCTCTGCCTTCTGCGCCATCTCGCCCACAAAGTTCACAAAGTACGACGCTACCCACGCGTGGTGCCAGGTCGCTCTCGACACCTTCACCTTctgcgccgaggccgacatCGAGGCTGAGATCACCGCCCTCGGACTGGGCATCAACCTGGACGTCGAGCTCGACATCTCCCTGACCGCCACCATCAGCGCCGCCCTCCGCAGCACCTCCGCCGGTCTCGCCGCTCTGTACATCGAGGAGCTCGCCCAGgccgtcgtcatcttcaacacaAACGCTTTCGGCtttgccgtcgtcgctgctgaCGTCGAGGCTTCGCTGACCACCAGCATCTTCGCCCAGCTGTCCGCCACCGCCTgcctgctcggcctcggAAAGTGCCAGTTCGACTGCGTTTCTTACAACACCATGGGCTGCCACAACTACATTGACGTTGTCGGTGCTCTCGGTGGCCGTCTTGCCGGCTTCGTCGGCGTTACCATCCTTCCTGACGTTatcctcagcctcagctctACCAAGGTCTACACCAACCTCGTTGTCAAGGACCTTCTGTGCGCTAGCCTCAAGCTTGACACTCCTCTCATCTCCCAGTACAAGTACACTTGCTAA